The Primulina eburnea isolate SZY01 chromosome 13, ASM2296580v1, whole genome shotgun sequence genome includes a region encoding these proteins:
- the LOC140809491 gene encoding ras-related protein RABA6a-like produces the protein MDEDCDYLFKAVLIGDSAVGKSNLLYRFSKDEFYLDSKPTIGVEFAYRSIKVGDKIVKAQIWDTAGQERFRAITSSYYRGALGALLVYDITRKSTFESLKKWLKELREFGDAEMVVVLVGNKSDLLHSREVNLEDGQSLAKLEKVSFMETSAKENLNVEEAFLHMIHRIYEVTSHKSLEAKTTSESLDLKTLQGNKEIICIDEVSATKQPSSCCLH, from the exons ATGGATGAAGATTGTGATTACTTGTTCAAGGCTGTCCTAATCGGAGACTCTGCTGTCGGAAAATCCAACCTCCTCTACAGATTTTCGAAAGATGAATTCTATTTGGACTCCAAACCGACGATCGGAGTTGAATTTGCGTACAGAAGTATTAAGGTTGGTGATAAGATCGTCAAGGCTCAGATATGGGACACCGCCGGCCAAGAAAG ATTTAGGGCGATCACGAGCTCTTACTACCGAGGAGCCCTTGGTGCATTACTGGTCTATGACATAACAAGAAAATCTACGTTCGAAAGTTTGAAAAAATGGTTGAAAGAGTTGAGAGAGTTCGGCGACGCAGAGATGGTGGTCGTGCTCGTCGGCAATAAATCGGATTTACTTCATTCAAGAGAGGTGAATTTGGAAGACGGGCAGAGTTTGGCGAAGCTCGAGAAAGTTTCCTTCATGGAAACATCAGCTAAAGAgaatttgaatgttgaagaggCATTCCTGCACATGATCCATAGGATATATGAAGTCACAAGTCATAAAAGTCTTGAAGCCAAGACAACTAGTGAATCCTTAGATTTGAAAACCCTTCAAGGGAATAAGGAAATTATATGTATTGATGAGGTATCCGCCACCAAACAACCTAGTTCTTgttgtttgcattga
- the LOC140809215 gene encoding probable serine/threonine-protein kinase SIS8, giving the protein MKSFLKKLHIGSNHSEKSEGSSSPSKVNNRLLDVSPAERLSHSKSENKSFSAISAWLNSVTHRRGSSPPSSSNVPRVEKRVETFDSVDSSSLDAALDAARHESEFSNSRDPDVEEYQIQLALELSAREDPEAVQIEAVKQISLGSCHPENTSAEVAAFRYWNYNALSYDDKILDGFYDLHGILVESTSSRIPSLIDLQGTPVSDDIHWEAILVNRAADTKLLSFEQQALDMAFKLKPDSVDFVTLGMVQNLATLVSDHLGGPVSNPDKILIAWRNHSYSLKVNHGSMVLPLGSLTIGLARHRALLFKILADSLDIPCCLVKGQEYTGSDEVAMNIVKIDGREYIVDLMADPGTLIPSDVLGAHIDRENTFHVTSSSGGITSSLEDQPEFSAMHGTSNFGEKDFTEQESMDRGDILSSDVKGKQMKDREGKHAADRSKKLFAVETGQEICSRTNYPFPHARSPSWTEGISSPAVRRMKVNDVSQLMVDAAKDNPMLAQKLHDVLRESGVVAPPNLFTEMYPEKFDFPLVDIEHVTQEKEKEVSGDKHRTKGYNILNPAFLPPLPHHGFRTRGTLDKPLEHQSNLKKVVGHHASSEYEVEPSKYRNNVPVAAAAAAAAAAVASSMVVAVAKANNDPKLQLPVTAAATVTAAATVTAVVATTAAVSKQYDILEMGIHSPDSPVAIFKPVECIRRDGEANATASKEGSCKQDHEGLRLTSEGERISDRSVGNESFKSDATLDDVADCEIPWEDITLGERIGLGSYGEVYRGDWHWNCEFLKIEIAVKRFLDQDKIGESLEEFKSEVLIMKRLRHPNVVLFMGAITRPPNLSIVTEFLPRGSLYRLIHRPNNQLDERRRLRMALDAARGLNYLHNCTPLIVHLDLKSPNLLVDKNWVVKVSDFGLSRMKHSTYLSSKSTAGTAEWMAPEILRNEPSNEKCDVYSFGVILWELFTLQQPWVGMNPMQVVGAVGFQHRRLEIPDNMDPFVADIIRKCWQTDPMLRPSFTEIMGLLKPLQKPVTSKQRT; this is encoded by the exons ATGAAAAGTTTTCTGAAGAAACTTCACATAGGATCCAATCATTCTGAAAAATCGGAGGGTTCTTCCTCACCGTCAAAGGTCAATAATAGGTTGCTTGATGTTTCACCAGCTGAAAGGCTTTCCCACTCTAAGTCTGAGAATAAatccttttcagcaatttcagCATGGTTGAATTCCGTTACACATAGGCGTGGTTCTAGTCCTCCATCCTCTTCCAATGTTCCAAGAGTTGAAAAAAGGGTGGAAACGTTTGATTCTGTGGATAGTAGTAGCTTGGATGCCGCTTTAGATGCAGCGAGGCACGAATCAGAGTTTAGCAACTCGAGGGATCCTGATGTAGAGGAGTATCAAATTCAGTTGGCTTTGGAATTGAGTGCAAGAGAGGACCCTGAGGCTGTTCAAATTGAAGCTGTAAAGCAGATTAGTTTGGGTTCTTGTCATCCTGAAAATACATCTGCTGAAGTTGCTGCTTTCCGTTATTGG AACTACAATGCTCTTAGCTATGATGACAAGATTTTGGATGGTTTCTATGATCTACATGGCATTTTGGTTGAATCCACTTCATCAAGAATACCTTCCCTCATTGATCTACAAGGAACGCCAGTGTCCGATGATATACATTGGGAAGCTATTCTTGTCAATAGAGCGGCTGACACCAAGTTGTTGAGTTTTGAGCAGCAAGCATTGGacatggcttttaaattaaAGCCTGATTCTGTAGATTTTGTTACCCTCGGTATGGTGCAGAATCTTGCTACTTTAGTTTCTGATCATCTGGGTGGACCAGTTAGCAATCCTGACAAGATATTGATTGCGTGGAGAAATCATAGTTATAGTTTGAAAGTAAACCACGGGAGCATGGTTTTACCTCTTGGTTCTCTAACAATTGGACTGGCTCGTCATCGGGCATTGCTTTTCAAG ATTCTGGCTGATAGTTTGGACATTCCTTGCTGCTTGGTGAAAGGTCAAGAATATACTGGTTCTGATGAGGTAGCAATGAACATCGTAAAAATTGATGGAAG GGAATACATTGTTGATTTAATGGCGGACCCTGGTACACTCATTCCATCTGATGTCTTAGGGGCCCATATAGACCGTGAAAACACTTTTCATGTGACATCATCCAGTGGTGGGATAACTAGTTCATTAGAAGATCAACCAGAATTTTCAGCAATGCATGGGACATCCAATTTTGGAGAGAAAGATTTTACGGAACAAGAGTCTATGGACAGAGGCGATATTTTATCCTCGGATGTCAAAGGAAAGCAAATGAAAGATCGCGAAGGGAAACATGCTGCTGACAGGTCAAAAAAGCTGTTTGCGGTAGAGACAGGACAGGAGATCTGTAGCAGGACTAATTATCCTTTTCCTCATGCAAGATCTCCTTCTTGGACTGAAGGCATCAGCTCTCCAGCTGTCCGAAGAATGAAAGTGAATGATGTTTCACAATTAATGGTTGATGCTGCCAAAGATAATCCGATGCTAGCTCAGAAGCTCCATGATGTTCTACGCGAAAGTGGTGTTGTCGCACCTCCAAACTTGTTCACTGAAATGTACCCAGAGAAATTTGATTTCCCACTGGTGGATATCGAGCATGTGACACAAGAAAAGGAGAAAGAAGTAAGTGGTGATAAACATAGAACTAAGGGTTATAATATCCTCAATCCTGCTTTTCTTCCTCCACTGCCTCATCATGGTTTTCGTACTAGAGGCACTTTGGATAAACCTTTGGAGCATCAGTCAAATTTGAAGAAAGTGGTTGGACATCACGCTTCATCAGAATATGAAGTAGAGCCTTCAAAGTACAGAAACAATGTCCCTGTTGCTGCAGCAGCGGCAGCTGCCGCTGCTGCAGTTGCGTCGTCAATGGTCGTTGCTGTGGCTAAAGCAAACAATGATCCAAAACTTCAACTTCCTGTTACAGCTGCAGCTACAGTCACAGCTGCAGCTACAGTCACAGCTGTTGTAGCAACAACTGCAGCTGTTAGTAAGCAGTATGACATCTTGGAAATGGGCATTCATTCACCGGATAGTCCTGTTGCCATTTTTAAGCCAGTAGAGTGTATAAGAAGGGATGGAGAGGCAAATGCCACTGCTTCTAAAGAAGGAAGCTGTAAACAAGATCACGAGGGTCTACGGTTAACTTCAGAGGGTGAAAGAATATCAGATAGGTCAGTGGGTAATGAAAGTTTTAAATCTGATGCGACACTTGATGATGTGGCTGATTGTGAAATTCCATGGGAGGACATCACCTTGGGTGAGCGTATCGGGCTTG GATCTTATGGTGAGGTATATCGCGGAGACTGGCACTGGAACTGTGAGTTTCTTAAAATCGAAA ttgctgtcaaaaggTTTCTTGACCAAGATAAAATTGGTGAATCTCTAGAGGAGTTTAAAAGTGAG GTACTGATAATGAAAAGACTGAGACATCCAAATGTTGTTCTCTTCATGGGAGCCATTACTCGCCCACCTAATCTTTCAATTGTTACTGAATTTCTTCCTAG AGGTAGTTTGTACAGATTAATCCATCGTCCTAACAATCAGCTAGATGAAAGAAGACGGTTGAGAATGGCCCTTGATGCG GCACGAGGATTAAATTATCTGCATAATTGCACTCCGTTGATAGTTCATCTTGATTTAAAGTCGCCAAATCTTCTTGTTGATAAGAACTGGGTTGTCAAG GTATCTGATTTTGGACTATCAAGAATGAAGCACAGCACGTATCTTTCTTCAAAGTCTACGGCTGGGACG GCAGAATGGATGGCACCAGAAATTTTAAGAAATGAACCATCAAATGAAAA ATGCGATGTTTATAGTTTTGGTGTCATATTGTGGGAGCTTTTCACTTTGCAGCAACCTTGGGTAGGAATGAACCCAATGCAAGTTGTTGGTGCTGTTGGTTTTCAGCATCGACGTCTTGAAATACCAGATAACATGGATCCATTTGTAGCAGATATAATCAGGAAATGCTGGCAAAC AGACCCAATGTTAAGACCATCGTTCACGGAAATCATGGGTTTACTTAAGCCGCTTCAGAAGCCTGTTACCAGCAAGCAGAGGACCTGA